The region TTTACTTTCTGCTCCTTTACTTCTTCTATGCCGTGCATTTCAAGCCCTAAAAGTTCGGTGTATATTTTCGATGCTTCTTCTATACTTTTCACGGCAATACCAATGTGATCGATTTTCAAGGTT is a window of Caldanaerovirga acetigignens DNA encoding:
- a CDS encoding VOC family protein codes for the protein MKTLKIDHIGIAVKSIEEASKIYTELLGLEMHGIEEVKEQKV